In Desulfobacter hydrogenophilus, the genomic stretch AGAGCAAAGTGATCAAGCTGTCGCGGAAGAACCGTTAACGGTCAGTCCCCAACAGATTTTAGTCACTCCCCAACAGATTTTATTAAACGCTCAAGTCACGACGAAAGATGAGGTACTCGAACTGATTGCTCAACACTTGTCCTCTCTGGGTCTCGTCAGTGGAGACTATTTGGATGCACTCACTGCGCGTGAAGAAAAAGTCAGCACCTATCTGATTAATGGGGCAGCTATCCCACACGGTGTCAATGAAGCAAAAGAGCAGGTTGTTCAAACCGGTGTTTTTATTGTGCAGGTACCGCAAGGTGTGGTCTGGAATGACAAGGGAGACGTGGCTCGATTGATCGTCGGTATTGCAGCAAAAGGCAAGGATCATTTGAACCTGCTTCAGCGGCTGACCAATGTGGTCATGGATGAGGCAGTCGCCGAAAAATTGGCTACCACAACCAATAAAAACGATATTTTGGATGCGCTCAATGCAAAGGAGCAGACTGCACCGCTACAACAGCCGGATCAACAAGAAGATTATTCAGTTGTGACAGAGGCAACGGTAGTTGATGCCCAGGGTATGCATGCCCGCCCCGCCGGCTTGATTTCAGAACAGGCTGTAAAATTTTCAGAAACGGATATCCGCATTCGAAACAATCAGAGGACAGCAACTGCTAAATCCATGGCATCACTTTTGTCCATGGGCGCCAATCAAGGCGATGTTTTGACCATTTCGGCTCAAGGGCCTGAGGCGGAACAGGCCGTTCACGTTCTGGCTGCAATGATTGGTGAGGGGCTGGACAATGAGGCGGAACAGGCGAATGCGTCTTATAATCCACTGACCGTTTTATCGGCTCTGCCCGATGTTCAGTGCCGTTTAACATTAAAAGGTTCCGCCGCATCACCTGGTATTACGATGGCACCTGCATTTCGATTGCAGGGGAGAACGATGAGATATGAGGAGGAAGCACAAGATCCCAAAGCGGAGGCCAAACTGTTTAGCACTGCTCTGACCGAGGCCGCCCTGCAACTGGATAAACTGAAAGCCAACCTGCAAAGCAGGGCGCCAAATGAAGCCGCCATTTTACATGCTCAAAAGCAATTGCTGCAGGATGAACTGGTGTTAATCGACAGTGAAAAGTTTATTGTAAATGGTAAGACTGCCGCATGGTCTTTTAATCAAGCGATTGAAAAGCAGGTTGGGTCACTTAAAACAGTTGACAATGAGCGCTTGAGAGCAAGGATTGCAGACCTCATCGATGTCCGTGATCGGGTAGTGGCGTTGATGGTACCCGCTGTTTCAGCAGTTGAATATCCGCAAACTGATTTCATTTTATTGGCAAAAGATCTAACGCCTTCTCAAACTGCCGGATTGTATGGTCTGAAAGTTCGCGGCATTTGTACCGAGCTTGGCGGACCCAACAGTCATATGGCGATACTTGCCCGCGCCCTGGGGATTCCTGCCGTGGTTGGCCTGGGTGAGGGGGCGCTTGCTAACATTGAGGACGGTGAATTGATTGTTGTCGATCCACAGGCATCGTCCATTTACCTTGATCCGGATGAAGCAACGCAGAAAAATGGAAAAAAATGGATTGAGCAGTGGGAACAGATCCGCACAGCAGAAGATGCTCAAAGACATAAGGCCGCTGAAACGCTGGATGGTCGACACATTGATGTCGTATGCAATATCGCCAAACCGGAAGACGCAAAACTTGTTTTAGACGATGGTGGCGAAGGTGTGGGGTTGTTGAGGACTGAGTTTCTTTTTGAGTCTTCAGTAACAGAACCCTCCATTGAGACACAATGCAATGCCTTAAAAGCCATAATAAAGGAACTTGGCAGCCGTCAGTTGGTCGTGCGTACGGCGGATATTGGCGGAGACAAGCCTGTGTCCTGGCTGCATATGCCTCATGAAGACAACCCATTTTTGGGTATGCGGGGGATTCGTCTGTCGTTTAAATATGAAGACATATTCAAACGACAACTGGAGGCCATTTACCAGACAGCGATCTGGCAAAAAGAGACAACCGGCCTGACCGGGCTGCACATCATGTTTCCCATGATCGGTAGAATGTCGGAGTGGCGAAAAGCGCGGGATATTGCCGAAAAAATTCGGTTGCAGTTAAACGCACCTCAGTTGCCCCTTGGTATTATGATCGAGATACCATCCGCAGTGATGGTTGCGGAGCATTTGGCCAAAGAAGTGGATTTCTTCTCCATCGGTTCAAATGACTTAACGCAGTACACCTTGGCCATCGATCGTCTGCATCCTGATCTTTGCTCTGACGCTGACAGTTACCATCCTGCATTGGTGAAAATGGTTGAGCTGACGGTTAAAGCCGCACAGGCGCATGGTAAATGGGTTGGGGTGTGCGGTAATGCGGCTTCGAATCCTGGCCTTGCGACTCTGCTGGTCGGGTTGGGTGTGACGGAACTGTCGGTCAGCCCAGCCAATGTAGGGGCGGTGAAAAATATTATTCGTGCAGTGAGTTATAAAAAATTACAAGAGAAAGCGCATAAAGCATTACAACTGGAAAGTTCGGAAGCCGTTATGGCGTTATATAAAACAAACGACGATCTGTTGTAGCATCTATTATTAAATAGACCATCACAAACACCAAATTTTTCAATTTAACACCCTTAGGAGGTGTAACCATGACATCACAATACAACCGATACCGCGCGGCCAACCTCACCTTACCGGAAAAAACCTGGGCCTGGAATGTGTATGGCGCGGGCGAAGAGAACATCGGCCGGGATGATCAACCCGAACTTCTTCCCATCCCCAAACCCAATGCCGACCAGATGTTGGTCCGCATCGACAGTGTGGGGCTCTGCTTTTCCGATGTGAAAATCATCCGCATGGGCAGCAGCCACCCGAAACTCTACAATCGTGATCTGTCCCAGGAACCCACCCGGCTGGGACATGAGGCGAGCCTGACAGTCATCGAAGTGGGAGAAGATCTAAAGGGCCAGTACCACCCCGGCCAGCGACTGGCCGTACAGCCCGATATCTATCAAAATGGTAAAAGCACGGCCTACGGCTATACCATTCCCGGAGGGCTGATCCAGTACCACCTGATCGGCCCGGAAGTACTTGACACCGACGAGGGCGCGTGTCTGCTGCCCGTCGGCGAAAGCATGGGGTATGCCGAAGCCGCCCTCCTGGAGCCTTGGGGCTGTGTATTGGCGGCCTATACCCAACGCCGCCGTCTGGAGCCCAAATCCGGCGGCATCATGTGGATCACGGGTCAGCCGGGAGATGATCAGGCATATCTCTTCTCCTCTGGCCTGGACGCCCCGGCCACCATTGTGATAACGGATGTACCGGCCTCGGTGCAAAAGCTGGTGGAGCAAACCTCGGCCAAGAAAATCGTTCGTAATGGCATCGGCCCCGATGACTATCAGGCCCTGGTGGATGAGCTGACCGACGGCATAGGCTTTGACGATATTGTCATGCTCGATCCCCGTTCCGCGGCGACGGTGGGGTCTGTGGCCAAGCACATCGCCCGGCGTGGCACCCTCAACCTGGTGGGCCAAACCGCCCTGGACGGCCTGGTGGAGACCGATGTGGGCCGCCTGCACTACGACTACACCGCCTATCTGGGCGGTCAGGGACCGGACATCGCCGCCTCCTATGGGGAAGCGCGCAACCGCTGTGATTTACGACCCAAGGGCACCACCGTTTTCGTAGGCGCCGGCGGCCCCATGGGGATGATGCATGTTCAGCGGGCCATTCAGCAACCCGATGGCCCCCACAAGATTATCGCCACCGAAGTGAGCGATCTGCGCCTGAAGACACTCCATGACCGTTTGACTCCCCTGGCAGAACGTAACGGGTGTGAGCTATTGACCTTCAATCCCCAATCCCAAAACCAATCTCTGTATGATTTTGTGATGGAAGCCACCGGTGGACAAGGGGCGGACGACGTTGTGGTCAGTGTCCCCATTGCCGATGTGATGGCTGAGGCCGCCACAGTAATGAACCCCAATGGCATGCTGGTCTTTTTTGCCGGTGTGCCCAACGGCACCCTGGCGCCTTTGAATCTGAGCACGGTTTACCTCAACAATACCCAATACACGGGGACTTCCGGGTTGACTATGAACGATCAGCAGCAGGTCCAGGAACTGTCCAATAAAGGAGATCTATCTCCGGGGTGCAGCGTAGGAGCCATCGGCGGCATGCGGGCGGCCAAGGAAGGAATTCAAGCCATGATCGAAGGTCGCTACTCCGGTAAGATCATTATCTTCCCCCAAATTCATGACCTTCCCCTGATGGGACTCAACGAATTGAAAGAAAAGCTGCCGGATATCGCCGAGAAACTGGAGCCCGGGGATATGTGGACCGTTGAGGCGGAAAAAGCGCTCTTTGAAAAATATTGGAGAGGTTAAAAATGATTTACACCGTTACACTCAATCCCGCGGTTGATCGTGAGATGACAGTTGACACCATTGCGTTTGATACTGTCCTGCGAGCCTTGGAGTGGCGGGTAGACTGCGGAGGGAAAGGTTTTAATGTCGCACGTATGCTGAAGTCACTTGGTACTTCGAGTGTAGCCCTGGGGTTTGCTGCCGGTAAAAGTGGGGAGATGCTGAATGATAAGCTCCAGTCCCTTGGCATTGAGACAGAGTTTGTCTGGGTCGATGGAGAAACCCGGACGAATGTCTCCATTGTAAGCGCAGAAAATGGACAATACGTGAAGGTCAATGAGCCGGGTCCGACTATTAATGGGGCAGATCTTGCGCAGCTGGCACAAAAGATACGCGATCGGGTACAGGCCGGGGACTGGTGGGTACTGGCCGGCAGTCTGCCTCCGGGAGTTGAGCCAAGCTACTATACTGAGCTCATTACCATCATCCAGTCAGCTGGAGCAAAAGTCTTTCTGGATACCAGCGATGAGGCCCTGCGTCAAAACTGCAGTGCCAAACCCTTGCTGGTCAAACCGAATGATGAAGAAGCACATAAGCTTACTGGATTACCTGTCAACACGCCCGCTGAGATAGTAGCGGTTGGTATGGCAATTTCTGCCATGGGTCCTGTCAGCGTGATTATCTCCCTTGGAAAAGTGGGCGCAGTGCTGGTTGATAAAGGTAAGGCGTGGCTGGCTACCAGCCCCAAAATAGTTGCGGCCAACCCTATTGGCGCTGGAGATTCAATGGTTGCCGGTATTGTCTGGGGTCTCAGCCAGGGGGACAGCATGCAGGATGCATTGTGCAAAGGGATTGCCTGCGGTGCTGCGACCGCCAGCCAAAAAGGCACATCGGTTGGTTCCCGTGAGCAGGTGAACGATTTGTTATCACAGGTTCAGATACGAGAAGTGAAATAGGAGCATTGCATTTTAATCTGCGGTCCTAAGCAGGCCATCGTGATCGGCTGTGCACAATCCGATTCTCCGATGAGCCTGCAGGGCTCAGGCAGTGCCGAAAGGCCTGATCCGACCGGCAACGTCTATCCCGGACTTCACTTTGCTTAATAATGTTCCCGATCAGCCTGTCTATACCAATGCTCGCTTCTTCATACAGAGTAGTGCCCAAATTCACGGTATATTCATGGCTAAAGGGAAATTTATTGCCGGAATAGTCGTTGGTCCCGTCATTAAACGAATCAAACTCATACTCAAACATGTACCCGGGCCTCAATCTCCATGCCGCTGCTGTGGGCCTCAGCGGCATTGGCCTTTTCGTAAAAAGTGGTGCCTGGAATCCCAGGGTTGCAATCTGAAAATTAAGGAAGTTGTGTGAAAAACAAAAGCATACCACCCAAAGTATTGCTTGTCTTACTTTTTAAGGGTATACACGATTATAATATAGGATTTAACCCTGGATTTGATCACGGGATAATTGCAAGTCTAAAAGGAGCAGATATGCGTTTCAAACAAATAAGTCATGACCCCCAGTGAAACTGGGGGCTTGATTGTTAACCGCTCAAAGCGGTCTTTTAAAAGCGCCTAAAGGCGCGGTTTAATCAAACAAGTTCATCTGTTCGCAACGTTGATCCTCTTTTTCTTGATGCCGGATATATGCTCGAACAATTTGTTCGTCGATTCCTACTGTTGATGCAAAATAACCTCTGGCCCAAAATTTTTCACCATTATAGTTCCTTTTTTTACCACAAAACTGACGTGCTATCTGAATAGCACTTTTCCCCTTGATGAACCCAACTACCTGAGCCACGGCAAATTTGGGTGGAATGGAGATCAGCATATGAACATGGTCTGTCATCAAATGTCCTTCTTCGATCTCGCATTCTTTTTGTTTTGCCAAACCATGTAGTATTGACCCCAGTTCCCGACGTAATTGCCCGTAAATAACTTTCTTCCGATATTTTGGAATCCAAACCACATGATACTTGCAATACCACTTTGAATGCTTTAAACTTTTATAATCTTTCATACAACCTTCCTTTAATAGCTTTGAGCGGCTAACTTAAGGAAGGTTGTTTATTTTCAACTCCCGGAACTGTCAAACTTTTCGAGTCCTCCACCGGAGGTGGAGGTTTACCCAATAGAATTATGTTTTGTTCGCTTTTATGGTGCTGTTGTGCATATCCGGTTGCGCAGGTATTATATCAAAAAATATTCAGAATCAGGTGGAAAAAAATCTCAGTCTCAAAATGGTTCTTGAGGATACCCGGGACTATGCCGGAAAAATGGTTTTGTGGTCTGGAGAAATCATCAACACCGACAACGAAAAACAGGGTACCATGATGGAAATAATCCAAAAGCCTGCTGATATCAACGGCAGGCCCAAGGATGTCGATAAAAGCCAGGGCCGGTTCCTTGCGTTAAATAAAACCTATCTTGACGCAGCCATCTATGAAAAAGGAAGAAAGGTCACAGTTGCCGGCCGCATAAAAGAGAAACGAACACGGCCCCTCGGTGGCATCCAATATACCTATCCTCTGATTATGGTCGAAGAAATTTATTTGTGGCCCAGAACTGATCTGGACGGGCACGACAGGTATTATCATGGGTCCTTTATGGCACCATCCTTATTGGTGGTATTGACATGTCCTTTTACTCTCGATGATCGAGTTACAAGTATCCTACGGTAGATTGAATAAACACGAAAAGAGCAATGACTGCAAAAATATTTATCATTAGAACCATTATCGCCCTGGGCGCGGTGATCGGCCTTGCCATAGGCGGATTAAACGGCCTGGCATGGGTGAAGTGGCCGGGCTTTTTGCTTTACCTGGCCTGTTTTGCCATGTATGTAAGCGCCCTTTATCAGGCCCTGTTTAAAATGAAAACCGTGACGGCCGATCTGCTGGTTGTCACGGTCATGACCGTGTCCCTTTTTGCCGGCCAGCCCCTGAGCGGTGCTCTGGTGGCTTGGTTCATCAGCATGGGGCTTGCCATCTCCTTTACCATTATTGAGCGGACCGGCCGGAAAATCAACGCCCTGACCAGGCAGGGCCGCAGTACCGTCCGGATAATAAAGGATAATCAGATCGTATCATTGCCCGTTGAACGGATCTGCAAAGGGGATGTGGTGATGGTACCCCAGGGAGAAATGATCCCGGTGGACGGCCGGATTGTGGAAGGAGCCTCTTCCATTGATGAATCGGTTGTAACCGGCGAGCCCTTTGCTGTGTATAAAAAAGAGAGGGATTTCTCCATGTCATGGCCCGGGAGATTGAAGCGTCACTCAAGGTCAAACCCCGAATTCATGAAAATGCTCACCGCTTTGTTCAGTTTTTCATTGTCGGCGTGGTGATCTATGCGGCCGGCGTTTTTATTGTGACCGCCCTGGCGGCCGGTGATGCCGCAACCGGGCTGATGCGAATGGCCGCGGTGACAGCCGTGGCCTGCCCTTGTGCCTGGGCCCTTTCGGTACCCACGGCTTTTGCTGCTGCCATCGGCGGATTGAGCAGCAAAGGGATTCTGGTGCGGGGCGGCACGCCACTGGAACAGGCGGGCCGGGCAGAGGTTGTTGTCCTGGATAAGACCGGCACCCTGACCCTTTCCCAGCCAAAGGTATCGGGTATTACCGCTTTTGATTTGCCGGTTCTACTATTAACGACATTAAACCCAGATTTATTCATAATCCATCATTTTTCCCTTGATAAATTTAACGAAGTCCTCTGCAGTCAGGGGACGAAGGATTTGGGGTACGGAGATGTTGATTGAAAGATTCAGTGTATCCGCCCCATCGCTGCACGCATCAAGGATCTTCCGGAACTCGGCACATGAGGTGTCCAGGATGAAGGCTCCCAGGGAAGCCATGGCTCCAGACTCTTCGGCCACCCCGATGAACTGATCCGGCGGCACAAAGCCAAGTTCCGGACTTTCCCAGCGCACCAGTGCCTCAGCACCGTGGATGGTGCCGTCTCCGTGAACCTGGGGTTGGAACACCATGTAAAGCTCATTCTCCTCAACGGCGGTATGCAGTGAATATTCGATCAGGGTCTTTCGCTCCATTATTTCCTGGAGTTCACTGTTGTAAAATGCATAATTATTACGTTTTTTCTTTGCGGTGTACATGGCAAGGTCGGCTGAGACCATGAGCTGCTCTATGCCGGCCCCGTCCTCCGGATATCGGGATATGCCGACGCTGCATCCGATACGCAGCTTCAATCCGGAAATGTAATAAGGTTTCGAAATTTCGGAGACAATCCTATGGCCCAGGTGGCTGTTGTTAAAACCGGCCGGTTCTTTTTTTATGAAGACCGAAAATTCGTCCCCACCATTCCTTACGATTTCGGAGCCTTCCGGCACCAGTTGTTTGAGCCGCTGGCTCACTTCAATGAGCAGTTTGTCTCCCAGGGCATGGCCAAAAGAGTCGTTAATATTCTTGAAATTGTCCAGATCAATAAACAAGAAAAGAAACGGGGAGGCATCCCGGGTTATCCACTGGTAGGAAATAGCCTTCAAAGCCGCCCGATTGTAAAGGTCCGTCAGGGAGTCATGAACCGCCTGATAGGAAAGCAGACGGTGTGCCGCCGCTTCCTTGTGGTAAAGCATATGGAAAAGGATGAAAAAACCGGTCAAGACCAAAATAAAACCAGCTAACTGGATAAAAAAACCCTGCCCGAAGAAGAGCGTTCTAACCGTCCTCATCGGAATCAAAGTCTGCGCCCAAATTTTATACCTTGTATTGTATTTCACGAAGTAAAAGGAGCTCTCTTTGGTCAGCCATGACCAGGTTTCGTAGTGGACGCCTTTTTTAGATTTTCGGATTTCTTCAGGGCGCAGACCCGCCCCGGTTTCGACATTCAACGCCGCAATTTTAACCGGCGGCCGGGAGACCGGGGATGAAAAAAGCTTGTGATGCTCCGTTTCCGGCAAAAAATTGAGGTCAGCCTTATTTTTGTCTGGGGATTCTAAATAACAGCCGTGGGCTGATCTGGTCAATCCACAATCAGACTCAACTCACAACAAAACATGAAAGCATATCAATTAAGTTATTTTGACTTTCATATAAAGAAGAATCTGACTAGCTATTTATAATGCCAAAACACATGGCAAAGCGCAAGACAAATATTGGTATAAATAAACTATTAGCTCCCTCAAAGTTTTTAATTATTTCAGAGTTTTTTAGACTACGTAAAAATTTATAGTTGTAATCTCTTTATCTTTCAGTATATTTATCGAAGCTTTTTTTTGAACAGTGAATTAACAGCCATGAGCTGAATTAGTTTTTTACCGTAATTCAGCCCACCATAAAAATTGAAAGATCTATATTTGCTACACAGACTTTCTTATACAATTTGGAGGTACATATGCCAGGATTTAAAAGGAAAAGGCACCGTGGAGAAAACTGCTGCATGCTCAGGAATATTAAACCCGGACGGCGGGCCAAAATCCGCTGCCACCATGCCAAAGGAGCAGTGCGTCAACGCCTTCTGGATCTGGGATTTGTTCCGGACACTGATGTTGAGGTGATCCGCAAGGCCCCACTAGGCGATCCCATTGAATGCTGTGTGGCCAATTATACGGTTGCACTCAGAAATTCTGAAGCCGACCTCATTGAGGTCGAAAGTTATTAATTTACCCATGAATACAGAGAAATAAATAATGAATGAACCCCCTGAAGCCGATCCGAAAAAACTTTTGGTGGGCCTGGCCGGCCAGCAAAACGCCGGCAAATCAACCACATTTAATATGCTTACCGGGGCCAACCAGCACATTGCCAATTACCCCGGCGTTACCGTTGATAAAAAAACCGGATTCTACCGCTACCGTGAAACCCGGGTGGAACTTGTTGATCTTCCCGGTACTTACAGCCTGACCTCTTTTTCCCTTGAAGAGCGGGTGGCAAGGGATTTTCTGATTTCAGAACATCCTGATGTCATTGCCAATGTGGTGGACGCCTCTTCCCTGAAACGCAGCCTTTATTTCACCTTCCAGGTGCTGGAAATGGGCTTTCCCGTTGTGGTGGTCCTGAACATGATGGACGTGGCCAAACGCAACGGAACCCATGTGGATGTATCTGCTCTGGAACATTGCCTGGGAGTAAACGTCATCCCTACCGTGGGCCGCAAGCGCCGGGGCAAGACGGAATTGAAAGATGCCATTCTGGATACGGCGAACCGCAAAACCCATAATTCCCTTCGTATCAACTATGAAGAACTTGAGCCGGCTGTGGAGAACCTTCAAAAACGCCTGGATCAAAGCAAACAGGCCGAAAACTACCCCTCCCGATGGCTGGCCGTCAAGCTCCTTGAGGGAGATAGCGAAGCCGAGCGTATTGCCGGTGAACTTCTTGGGGAAGAGTGCGAAGAACTAAAAATGGCCGAAAGTGTCCGCCAGGAATTTGAAGAAGAACATTACATGAATGTCCCGGACTACCTGGTGGGCTGCCGGGACCGTCTGGCCACAAAGATTGTCAACACCTGCGTCACGGAAACCAAGAACGGCCGGGACCGGGTCACTGAAACCATCGACAGAGTAGTCCTGAATCGGTTTGCCGCCCCCTTTTTCCTCATTGCCACGGTATTTGTGATTTACCAACTTTCCATTGTCAAGGGGTATGAGCTTACAGTTTACTGGTGGCCCATTTTAGCAAAATTGCGGGCCATGGTTGCCGGCGTACTGCCCGCGGCCGGTATCCTGGAGGATCCATATATCCGGTCCATGGGACTATGGATGGTGGATTCAGCCAATGCCCTTCTCAACTATATCCCTATTTTTTTGATACTGTTTTCCCTCATCGCCATTCTTGAGGACAGCGGATACATGGCCAGGATCGCCTTTATCCTGGACAAGTTGTTTCATTCCTTCGGCCTCCACGGCCAGTCTACCCTGCCCTATATCCTGGGCGGTGTGTTTGCCGGAGGATGTGCCGTACCCGGGGTTATGGCCACCAAGGGGATACCGGACGAACGGTCCCGAATGGCCACCATCCTTACAGTGCCCTATATGAACTGTCTGGCAAAGATCCCCTTTTACACCCTGCTCATCAATGTATTTTTTGCCCCGTACAAATCCTGGGCGATGCTCTTTTTATCCACAGTGACTATTTTTGTAGCCCTGCTGGTAGCCAAACTTTTGACTTCGACACTGCTCAAATCTATGGAAACCGCCCCCTTTGTCATGGAACTTCCCAAATACCATTCCCCGACGCTGTTCGGCGTAGGCCAGCGGGCCATTGAGCGAACCTGGCAGTACATCAAAAAAGTAGGGTCCATTGTGGTGGCCGTCTCCGTCTGCGTATTTACCCTGCTTCAATTCCCGGGCATTTCCGATGAAAAGCAGGCCCATTTTGAAGAAGAAATAACCCAAGCTGTGGGCACCTTTCAGAAAAAGATCGCCATGACCCAATATGCAAACCAGTTCAAGGATGAAGCCGCCCTGGCGTCAATGATCAATCTGTATAACGATTTTAAAACCGCACGGCTTACCACAAAAGGGGCGAAAGCGTCCAAGGCCTTGTCCGCTAGATTCAAAGCCAATTACCCGGAACAATTTAAATTCCTCAAGCCCCAGAAGGATAAAGACGCCAAAAAGGTAAACAAGGCCCTGCGTGGGTTGGTCTCCAAGCGTAAATCCTTACGCCGCCAGATCAAGGAATCACAGATAGAAACCAGCGCCCTTGGTATGGTGGGGCGATCCCTGGAACCTATTACCCAGTGGGCCGGATTCAACTGGAAGATCAATGTGGCCATTCTTTCCTCCTTTGCAGCCCGGGAATCTTCAGTGGCCACCATCGGTGTTCTCTACCAACAGGGGGCTGATGAAAACAAAAGCCTTGAAGACCGTGTGGAGGCCGAAGCTGGAGAGGGAGGATTTTCCCCCCTGCACGCCCTGGCCATCATGGTCTTTTTTGCCCTGTACCCACCCTGTCTGGCGACAACCATCATGATCAAGGTACAAACCGCTTCATACAAATGGATGGTTTTTTCCATGATTTTTCCCACCACCTTAGGGTTTGTCGCGGCCTGCCTGATCTACACCGGCGGCAGGGCCTTGAATCTTTCCGGCATCCAGATGATGGGTGTGTTCTATGCCGCAGTACTTCTAACGACCGTGTGTACGGGCCTGTTCAGCTCATGGGAACGAAAACCCGGCCCCCCGCCTGTGCCCGATCTGCGCGAGGCTCCGAAACCGTTGTAGTTTTATGCATCGCCGGCACCGGCCTGGGATATAAAAGAGGCCATAAAACTTAAAAAAAACATTGACAAAAACCTTAAATAATGAAAATAAGTTGTCCGATTAGAGACTAGATGGAGCTAACAAGTATTTTATCCTACAAATATTTATATGTGCCAATGCAATCACTAACCCTGTTAAAAAGTGTAAGAATAAAAACTTGTTAGCTAAAGAAATAATTATGATTCAGGATAAACTTAAACCCCGCAACAGCGGAACATTGCCACAGGCTTTATAAAAATAGAACCAGAATTTGAAGATGCCCGGCAGGCCTTTGCCTGAATGGCTTGCCGGGCTAATTTTCACATCAACAAGGAGAAAAAAATGAAACTGAAATTGACTGTATTAATCTTTGCTGCCATGGTGTTTGGCTTTTTTGTAACGCCACTGTGCCAGGCCCACACGCCGCTGTGCTCCTGCTATGACAATGGAGACGGAAGCGTGACCTGCGAAGGCGGATTTTCCGATGGATCTTCGGCTGCAGGTGTCCAGATGCATGTTGAAGACGGTGCCGGGAAGGTGCTGATCCAGGGTAAAATGGATGACGACAGTGAATTTACCTTTGACAAACCCGCAGGCGCCTACAAAGTTCAATTTGATGCCGGGGAAGGTCACAAGATAACCGTGGACGGCAAGGAAATCACCGAATAGCTCGGTCACTGCATAATTTTTAAAAAGGAGAACATCTTGAAGATGAAACATGTTATCACCACCATCAGCACCCTGGCCATCCTGGCACTTACCGTACCGGCATTTGCCCACTTTCAAATGATCTATACACCTGAAAGCGCCTTGAACAAGGGGGGTAAAATTCCTTTGGCCATTGTTTTCA encodes the following:
- a CDS encoding putative bifunctional diguanylate cyclase/phosphodiesterase is translated as MPETEHHKLFSSPVSRPPVKIAALNVETGAGLRPEEIRKSKKGVHYETWSWLTKESSFYFVKYNTRYKIWAQTLIPMRTVRTLFFGQGFFIQLAGFILVLTGFFILFHMLYHKEAAAHRLLSYQAVHDSLTDLYNRAALKAISYQWITRDASPFLFLFIDLDNFKNINDSFGHALGDKLLIEVSQRLKQLVPEGSEIVRNGGDEFSVFIKKEPAGFNNSHLGHRIVSEISKPYYISGLKLRIGCSVGISRYPEDGAGIEQLMVSADLAMYTAKKKRNNYAFYNSELQEIMERKTLIEYSLHTAVEENELYMVFQPQVHGDGTIHGAEALVRWESPELGFVPPDQFIGVAEESGAMASLGAFILDTSCAEFRKILDACSDGADTLNLSINISVPQILRPLTAEDFVKFIKGKMMDYE
- a CDS encoding FeoA family protein; its protein translation is MPGFKRKRHRGENCCMLRNIKPGRRAKIRCHHAKGAVRQRLLDLGFVPDTDVEVIRKAPLGDPIECCVANYTVALRNSEADLIEVESY
- the feoB gene encoding ferrous iron transport protein B, with the protein product MNEPPEADPKKLLVGLAGQQNAGKSTTFNMLTGANQHIANYPGVTVDKKTGFYRYRETRVELVDLPGTYSLTSFSLEERVARDFLISEHPDVIANVVDASSLKRSLYFTFQVLEMGFPVVVVLNMMDVAKRNGTHVDVSALEHCLGVNVIPTVGRKRRGKTELKDAILDTANRKTHNSLRINYEELEPAVENLQKRLDQSKQAENYPSRWLAVKLLEGDSEAERIAGELLGEECEELKMAESVRQEFEEEHYMNVPDYLVGCRDRLATKIVNTCVTETKNGRDRVTETIDRVVLNRFAAPFFLIATVFVIYQLSIVKGYELTVYWWPILAKLRAMVAGVLPAAGILEDPYIRSMGLWMVDSANALLNYIPIFLILFSLIAILEDSGYMARIAFILDKLFHSFGLHGQSTLPYILGGVFAGGCAVPGVMATKGIPDERSRMATILTVPYMNCLAKIPFYTLLINVFFAPYKSWAMLFLSTVTIFVALLVAKLLTSTLLKSMETAPFVMELPKYHSPTLFGVGQRAIERTWQYIKKVGSIVVAVSVCVFTLLQFPGISDEKQAHFEEEITQAVGTFQKKIAMTQYANQFKDEAALASMINLYNDFKTARLTTKGAKASKALSARFKANYPEQFKFLKPQKDKDAKKVNKALRGLVSKRKSLRRQIKESQIETSALGMVGRSLEPITQWAGFNWKINVAILSSFAARESSVATIGVLYQQGADENKSLEDRVEAEAGEGGFSPLHALAIMVFFALYPPCLATTIMIKVQTASYKWMVFSMIFPTTLGFVAACLIYTGGRALNLSGIQMMGVFYAAVLLTTVCTGLFSSWERKPGPPPVPDLREAPKPL